Proteins from one Sphingomonas sp. HF-S4 genomic window:
- the frr gene encoding ribosome recycling factor, which yields MAAYDKADLERRMAGAVEALKHDLQGLRTGRASTTLLDPVTVEVYGSHMPINQLASVSAPEPRMLSVQVWDKTNVGPVDKAIRSAGLGLNPIVDGQTLRLPIPDLTEERRKELAKLANQYAEKARIAARNVRRDGNDSLKTDEKKGVFGEDERKRHETEVQKITDATIADIDAAAAAKEKEILGK from the coding sequence ATGGCCGCTTACGACAAGGCAGATCTCGAGCGCCGCATGGCCGGCGCGGTCGAGGCGCTCAAGCACGACCTCCAGGGCCTGCGCACGGGCCGGGCATCGACCACGCTGCTCGATCCGGTGACCGTGGAGGTCTATGGCTCGCACATGCCGATCAACCAGCTCGCCAGCGTCTCGGCGCCCGAGCCGCGGATGCTCTCGGTCCAGGTGTGGGACAAGACCAATGTCGGCCCGGTCGACAAGGCGATCCGCTCGGCGGGGCTCGGGCTCAACCCGATCGTCGACGGCCAGACGTTGCGCCTGCCGATCCCCGACCTGACCGAGGAGCGCCGCAAGGAGCTCGCCAAGCTCGCCAACCAATATGCCGAGAAGGCGCGGATCGCGGCGCGCAACGTCCGCCGCGACGGCAATGACAGCCTCAAGACCGACGAGAAGAAGGGCGTGTTCGGAGAGGACGAGCGCAAGCGCCACGAGACCGAGGTCCAGAAGATCACCGACGCCACGATCGCCGACATCGATGCGGCGGCAGCGGCGAAGGAAAAGGAAATCCTGGGCAAGTGA
- the pyrH gene encoding UMP kinase, with protein sequence MTAPRFKRILLKLSGEVLMGSGQFGIDPATCDRVAAEVKEAVETGLEVCMVVGGGNIFRGLAGAAQGFDRASADYMGMLATVMNALAMQNALEKVGVQTRVQSAIPMASVCEPYIRRRAERHMEKGRVVIFAAGTGLPFFTTDTTAALRAAEMDCDALFKGTSVDGIYDADPKKVPTATRYDSLSYDRVLADNLKVMDASAVALCRDNNIPIVVFNIRDEGNLLAVLRGEGASTIVQNEPVSA encoded by the coding sequence ATGACCGCTCCCCGCTTCAAACGTATTCTTCTCAAACTCTCGGGCGAGGTCCTGATGGGATCGGGCCAGTTCGGCATCGATCCGGCGACCTGCGACCGCGTGGCGGCCGAGGTGAAGGAGGCAGTCGAGACGGGCCTGGAAGTCTGCATGGTCGTCGGCGGAGGCAATATTTTCCGCGGGCTGGCGGGGGCGGCGCAGGGGTTCGACCGCGCCAGCGCCGACTATATGGGCATGCTCGCGACGGTGATGAACGCACTCGCGATGCAGAATGCGCTCGAGAAGGTCGGCGTGCAGACTCGCGTCCAGTCGGCGATTCCGATGGCGAGCGTCTGCGAACCCTATATCCGGCGCCGCGCCGAACGCCACATGGAGAAGGGGCGCGTGGTGATCTTCGCCGCCGGCACCGGCTTGCCGTTCTTCACCACCGACACCACCGCCGCGCTGCGCGCCGCCGAGATGGATTGCGACGCGCTGTTCAAGGGCACTTCGGTCGATGGCATCTACGACGCCGATCCCAAGAAGGTGCCGACGGCAACGCGCTATGATTCCCTGAGTTACGACCGCGTCCTTGCAGACAATCTGAAGGTGATGGACGCGTCCGCCGTGGCTTTGTGTCGCGACAACAACATCCCGATCGTGGTGTTCAACATCCGCGACGAAGGCAATCTCCTGGCCGTGCTGCGCGGCGAGGGCGCCTCGACGATCGTCCAGAACGAACCCGTTTCCGCATAA
- the tsf gene encoding translation elongation factor Ts → MAEITAAAVKELREKSGAGMMDCKKALAETNGDMEAAVDWLRTKGLAAAAKKSSRTAAEGLVGIAVAGTKGVAVEVNSQTDFVAKNEIFQGFVRDVTAVALETGDDIDALKAAKLPQGGTVEEVLTNNISTIGENQVLRRAKKVEVTKGAVIPYVHNAAAPGLGKIGVLVALESDAGVDVLEPLGKQIAMHIAAAFPLALSVEDLDPEVVEREAAILREKNADKIVGKSDEVAQKILNGPVEKFKKENALLTQAFVMDGKTPVQDVIAKAGKDAGATITLTDYVRFQLGEGIEKEESDFAAEVAATAGLTK, encoded by the coding sequence ATGGCCGAGATCACTGCAGCAGCCGTGAAGGAGCTCCGCGAAAAGAGCGGCGCCGGCATGATGGATTGCAAGAAGGCGCTGGCCGAGACCAATGGCGACATGGAAGCTGCAGTCGATTGGCTGCGCACCAAGGGCCTTGCCGCCGCTGCCAAGAAGTCGAGCCGCACCGCCGCCGAGGGCCTGGTCGGCATCGCCGTCGCCGGCACCAAGGGCGTTGCGGTCGAAGTCAATTCGCAGACCGACTTCGTCGCCAAGAACGAGATCTTCCAGGGCTTCGTCCGTGACGTGACCGCGGTTGCGCTCGAGACCGGCGACGACATCGACGCGCTCAAGGCGGCCAAGCTGCCCCAGGGCGGCACTGTCGAGGAAGTGCTGACCAACAACATCTCGACGATCGGCGAGAACCAGGTCCTGCGTCGCGCCAAGAAGGTCGAAGTGACCAAGGGCGCAGTGATCCCCTACGTCCACAATGCAGCGGCGCCGGGCCTCGGCAAGATCGGCGTGCTCGTCGCGCTCGAATCGGATGCCGGCGTCGACGTGCTCGAGCCGCTCGGCAAGCAGATCGCGATGCACATTGCCGCCGCGTTCCCGCTGGCGCTGTCGGTCGAGGATCTCGATCCCGAGGTCGTCGAGCGCGAGGCTGCGATCCTGCGCGAGAAGAACGCCGACAAGATCGTCGGCAAGTCGGACGAGGTCGCGCAGAAGATCCTCAACGGGCCGGTCGAGAAGTTCAAGAAGGAGAACGCGCTGCTCACCCAGGCGTTCGTCATGGACGGCAAGACCCCGGTGCAGGACGTGATCGCCAAGGCCGGCAAGGATGCCGGCGCGACGATCACGCTCACCGACTATGTCCGCTTCCAGCTCGGCGAAGGCATCGAGAAGGAAGAGAGCGATTTCGCCGCCGAAGTGGCTGCCACCGCCGGTCTCACCAAGTAA
- the rpsB gene encoding 30S ribosomal protein S2: MAAPVVSMQALLESGAHFGHQTHRWNPKMKPYIFGDRNGVHIIDLSQTVPLFARALEFVSSTVASGGKVLFVGTKRQAQEPIAEAARRANQHFVNHRWLGGMLTNWKTISNSIKRLKTLEEQLSGDTHGLTKKEVLQLTREKDKLELSLGGIRDMGGVPDIMFVIDANKEELAIKEANTLGIPVVAILDSNVSPDGIAFPVPANDDASRAIRLYCEAVAIAATRGGQEQQRNQGFDFGAAEQPPVEEALVAPAPAPAAEEAPAADAPVVTAEEFEAPAAATTPEQAEEGERQIDA; encoded by the coding sequence ATGGCGGCTCCTGTCGTCTCCATGCAGGCATTGCTCGAATCGGGCGCGCACTTCGGCCACCAGACTCACCGCTGGAACCCGAAGATGAAGCCCTACATTTTCGGCGATCGCAACGGCGTCCACATCATCGACCTCTCGCAGACCGTGCCGCTGTTCGCGCGCGCGCTCGAGTTCGTGTCGTCGACCGTCGCTTCGGGCGGCAAGGTCCTCTTCGTCGGCACCAAGCGCCAGGCGCAGGAGCCGATCGCGGAGGCAGCCCGCCGCGCGAACCAGCATTTCGTCAACCATCGCTGGCTGGGCGGCATGCTCACCAACTGGAAGACCATCAGCAACTCGATCAAGCGCCTCAAGACGCTCGAAGAGCAGCTGTCGGGCGACACGCATGGCCTGACCAAGAAGGAAGTGCTCCAGCTCACCCGCGAGAAGGACAAGCTCGAGCTCTCGCTCGGCGGCATCCGCGACATGGGCGGCGTTCCCGACATCATGTTCGTGATCGACGCGAACAAGGAGGAGCTGGCGATCAAGGAAGCCAACACGCTCGGCATCCCCGTCGTCGCGATCCTCGACTCGAACGTCAGCCCCGACGGCATCGCCTTCCCGGTTCCGGCAAACGACGACGCTTCGCGCGCGATCCGTCTCTATTGCGAAGCCGTGGCGATCGCCGCGACCCGCGGTGGACAGGAGCAGCAGCGCAACCAGGGCTTCGACTTCGGCGCCGCCGAGCAGCCCCCGGTCGAGGAGGCACTCGTTGCCCCGGCACCGGCACCGGCCGCTGAAGAGGCGCCTGCCGCCGACGCACCGGTCGTCACCGCCGAGGAGTTCGAGGCGCCCGCCGCCGCGACCACGCCGGAGCAGGCCGAAGAGGGCGAACGTCAGATCGACGCGTGA
- a CDS encoding CDP-alcohol phosphatidyltransferase family protein, whose protein sequence is MRPPRAGRRISRFPREGGIPLRAVLPNTVTALALCSGLTAIRFAILGNWEVAVLMVLAAAVLDGIDGKIARLVRAESRFGAELDSLSDAISFGVAPALILYLWSLNSLGRFGWMIALLLALFCALRLARFNANIDREHQPHKSAGFLTGVPAPAGALLAMAPLYLWLWTGELLRPPVHDLTPVALVETAYHWLRTPAVIAPWTAFIAVLMISSIATYAPTIRLKERLRFEALAVLVVLVAALVSAPWPTLALLALAYLAAIPFSVRSYRRIRQQRGAASASAAVLERREP, encoded by the coding sequence ATGAGACCGCCGCGGGCGGGCCGTCGGATATCCCGATTTCCCCGCGAAGGCGGCATCCCGCTGCGCGCGGTGCTGCCCAATACGGTAACCGCGCTCGCGCTCTGCTCGGGATTGACGGCGATTCGCTTTGCGATCCTGGGCAATTGGGAAGTCGCGGTGCTGATGGTGCTTGCCGCCGCGGTGCTCGACGGGATCGACGGCAAGATCGCCCGGCTAGTCCGCGCCGAGAGCCGCTTCGGCGCCGAGCTCGACAGCCTGTCCGACGCGATCTCGTTCGGCGTCGCGCCGGCGCTGATCCTGTATCTCTGGTCGCTCAACAGCCTGGGGCGGTTCGGCTGGATGATCGCGCTGCTGCTCGCCCTGTTCTGCGCGCTGCGGCTGGCGCGATTCAACGCCAATATCGATCGCGAGCACCAGCCGCACAAATCGGCGGGTTTCCTCACCGGCGTGCCCGCGCCGGCAGGCGCGCTGCTGGCGATGGCGCCGCTCTATCTCTGGCTGTGGACGGGCGAGCTGCTCCGTCCACCGGTGCACGACCTGACGCCGGTCGCGCTCGTCGAAACCGCCTATCATTGGCTGCGCACGCCCGCAGTGATCGCACCGTGGACGGCGTTCATCGCCGTACTGATGATTTCGAGCATCGCCACCTATGCGCCGACGATCCGGCTCAAGGAGCGGCTGCGCTTCGAAGCGCTTGCGGTGCTGGTGGTGCTCGTCGCCGCCCTGGTATCGGCGCCGTGGCCGACGCTGGCACTGCTCGCGCTGGCCTATCTGGCGGCAATCCCGTTCAGCGTGCGCAGCTATCGTCGCATCAGGCAGCAGCGCGGAGCTGCTTCCGCGTCGGCAGCCGTGCTGGAACGGCGCGAACCGTAA
- a CDS encoding phosphatidylserine decarboxylase: MASLDKPPLGTSTVKWRFPDIHPEGRKYTLIAAAIALLSLFVWDFITWPLVFLTIGVAAFFRDPVRVTPQGEGLIVSPADGLITMVERVELPPELAGPQALGEGSMLRVSVFMSVFDVHINRTPITGTIRHVIYIAGKFMNADFDKASEENERQHIIVEDKDGQRIGFTQIAGLVARRIVSFVKAGDMVVGGQRVGLIRFGSRVDVFIPEAYGVEVALGQRAIAGETILARKGAPRATGIAQ; this comes from the coding sequence ATGGCATCGCTCGACAAGCCCCCCCTCGGTACTTCGACTGTAAAATGGCGGTTTCCCGACATCCATCCCGAGGGCCGTAAATATACCCTGATCGCCGCCGCCATCGCACTGCTCAGCCTGTTCGTGTGGGATTTCATCACCTGGCCCCTGGTGTTCCTGACGATTGGCGTCGCGGCGTTCTTCCGCGACCCGGTCCGCGTGACGCCGCAGGGCGAGGGGCTGATCGTCTCGCCCGCCGACGGGCTGATCACGATGGTCGAGCGCGTCGAGCTGCCGCCCGAACTCGCCGGCCCGCAGGCGCTGGGCGAGGGCAGCATGCTGCGCGTTTCGGTGTTCATGAGCGTGTTCGACGTGCACATCAATCGCACCCCGATCACGGGCACGATCCGCCACGTCATCTATATCGCCGGCAAGTTCATGAACGCCGATTTCGACAAGGCGAGCGAGGAAAACGAGCGTCAGCACATCATCGTCGAGGACAAGGACGGCCAGCGCATCGGCTTCACCCAGATCGCCGGCCTGGTCGCGCGCCGCATCGTCAGCTTCGTCAAGGCCGGCGACATGGTCGTCGGCGGGCAGCGTGTCGGGCTGATCCGGTTCGGCAGCCGTGTCGATGTCTTCATTCCCGAAGCCTATGGCGTCGAAGTCGCGCTCGGCCAGCGCGCGATCGCCGGCGAGACGATCCTGGCGCGCAAGGGAGCGCCGCGCGCAACCGGCATCGCGCAATGA
- a CDS encoding class I SAM-dependent methyltransferase → MPASTVSAKQRRQSMRAAGVSSPWVMFLKGFFKHPVMVGAIASSSQKLVNRMLDKVDWDNCKLFVEYGPGVGTFTRPILKRLAPDAKLIVIDTNPDFIRYLKHTIDDPRFIALNESASEIKRIIADHGFDHADYIASGLPFSTLPTGVGDAIAHATHDVLRKDGAFLVYQYNPKVKNFLTPYWEHIDHEVELWNLPPAQLWWAWKK, encoded by the coding sequence ATGCCCGCATCGACCGTCTCCGCCAAGCAGCGCCGTCAAAGCATGCGCGCCGCCGGAGTGTCCTCGCCCTGGGTCATGTTCCTCAAGGGGTTCTTTAAGCATCCGGTGATGGTCGGCGCCATCGCGTCCTCGTCGCAGAAACTGGTCAACCGGATGCTCGACAAGGTCGACTGGGACAATTGCAAGCTGTTCGTCGAATACGGTCCCGGCGTCGGCACCTTCACCCGCCCGATCCTCAAGCGGCTGGCGCCCGACGCCAAGCTGATCGTGATCGACACCAATCCCGACTTCATCCGCTATCTCAAGCACACGATCGACGATCCGCGCTTCATCGCGCTCAACGAATCGGCCTCTGAGATCAAGCGGATCATCGCCGATCACGGCTTCGACCATGCCGATTATATCGCCTCGGGTCTGCCCTTCTCGACGCTGCCGACGGGCGTGGGCGATGCGATCGCGCACGCGACGCACGACGTGCTGCGCAAGGACGGCGCCTTCCTCGTCTATCAATACAATCCCAAGGTGAAGAACTTCCTCACCCCCTATTGGGAGCATATCGATCACGAGGTCGAACTGTGGAACCTGCCCCCGGCGCAGCTCTGGTGGGCCTGGAAGAAGTGA
- a CDS encoding NADP-dependent isocitrate dehydrogenase, whose translation MAKIKVATPVVEIDGDEMTRIIWEWIRERLILPYLDIDLKYYDLGVEKRDETNDQITIDSAEAIKQYGVGVKCATITPDEARVEEFGLKEMWKSPNGTIRNILGGTIFREPIVISNVPRLIPGWTKPIVVGRHAFGDQYRATDFKVPSAGKLRLVWEGDNGETIDREVYKFKDAGVALAMYNLDDSIRDFARSSMNYGLGRGWPVYLSTKNTILKAYDGRFKDIFQEVFETEFAAQFKDAGIVYEHRLIDDMVASALKWHGEFVWACKNYDGDVQSDQVAQGFGSLGLMTSVLMSPDGKTIEAEAAHGTVTRHYRQHQQGKATSTNPIASIFAWTGGLKYRGKFDETPEVVRFAETLEKVCVQTVEGGAMTKDLALLIGPDQAWMTTEQFFEAIRVNLETEMGKWN comes from the coding sequence ATGGCGAAGATCAAGGTTGCAACGCCGGTCGTGGAGATCGACGGCGACGAAATGACGCGGATCATCTGGGAATGGATCCGCGAGCGCCTGATCCTCCCCTATCTCGACATCGACCTCAAATATTATGATCTCGGCGTCGAGAAGCGCGACGAGACCAACGACCAGATCACGATCGATTCGGCCGAGGCGATCAAGCAGTATGGCGTCGGCGTGAAGTGCGCCACGATCACCCCTGACGAGGCGCGGGTCGAGGAATTCGGCCTCAAGGAAATGTGGAAGTCGCCCAACGGCACGATTCGCAACATCCTGGGCGGGACGATCTTCCGCGAGCCGATCGTGATCTCGAACGTGCCCCGCCTGATCCCGGGCTGGACCAAGCCGATCGTCGTCGGCCGCCACGCGTTCGGCGACCAGTATCGCGCGACCGACTTCAAGGTGCCGAGCGCCGGCAAGCTCCGCCTCGTCTGGGAAGGCGACAATGGCGAGACGATCGACCGCGAAGTCTACAAGTTCAAGGACGCGGGCGTCGCGCTGGCGATGTACAATCTCGACGATTCGATCCGCGACTTCGCGCGCTCGTCGATGAACTACGGCCTGGGCCGCGGCTGGCCGGTGTACCTCAGCACCAAGAACACGATCCTCAAGGCCTATGACGGGCGCTTCAAGGACATCTTCCAGGAAGTGTTCGAAACCGAGTTCGCCGCGCAGTTCAAGGACGCTGGCATCGTCTACGAGCACCGCCTGATCGACGACATGGTCGCATCGGCGCTCAAGTGGCACGGCGAATTCGTCTGGGCCTGCAAGAACTATGACGGCGACGTCCAGTCGGACCAGGTCGCCCAGGGCTTCGGCTCGCTCGGCCTGATGACCTCGGTGCTGATGTCGCCAGACGGCAAGACGATCGAGGCCGAGGCCGCGCACGGCACTGTCACTCGCCACTATCGCCAGCACCAGCAGGGCAAGGCGACCTCGACCAACCCGATCGCGTCGATCTTTGCCTGGACCGGCGGCCTCAAGTATCGCGGCAAGTTCGACGAGACTCCCGAGGTCGTGCGCTTCGCCGAGACGCTCGAGAAGGTCTGCGTCCAGACGGTCGAGGGCGGCGCGATGACCAAGGATCTCGCCTTGCTGATCGGCCCGGACCAGGCCTGGATGACCACCGAGCAGTTCTTTGAAGCGATCCGCGTCAACCTCGAGACCGAAATGGGCAAGTGGAACTGA
- a CDS encoding cation:proton antiporter domain-containing protein produces MLNLTNTGFSDTLVILGAAGLVIPAFARFRISPVIGFILVGALVGPAGLGTLVGQYPWLYYLTISDSHSIEPFAEFGIILLLFSIGLELSFRRLWAMRKLVFGVGAAELFGAGLILAAALYLTGLSTGGAIGLGLALALSSTALVVPIAGTTSAVGRAAFAMLLFEDLALVPIIFMLGALAPAAASDGGWVLLNTLGLGVMTIAILFVAGRLLLPRMFAQAARTKSPELFLAASLLVVIAASLATTAAGLSPIVGALIAGLLIAETEYHGEVESITAPFKGLALGVFLITVGMRLDLGFVLAHWAPLLGATVMVMLVKVAVTTGLLKLSGARTGTATETGVLMASPSETTLIVLGVAGAAGLITGGTATFWTTVTAIGLTATPLLAKAGQFFSRQIERQEKNDTPAITDAAGPGTVVIGFGRVGRTVADMLRRHDLPYLGVDADIDNVTAARRDGHPVLFGDVTRGELVDQLKLGHAKALVLTMDDPVLTVRLTKRVRGWVPDLPIIARARDADHAAELYKAGATDAVPETLESSLQLSEAVLVDIGIAVGPVIASIHEKRDEMRKAIKAASNLDREPRLRRIRQSEVPGQA; encoded by the coding sequence ATGCTAAATCTCACCAATACCGGCTTCAGCGACACGTTGGTGATATTGGGGGCAGCGGGGCTGGTCATCCCCGCCTTCGCGCGCTTCCGGATCAGCCCGGTGATCGGGTTCATCCTGGTCGGCGCGCTGGTCGGCCCCGCGGGATTGGGCACGCTCGTCGGCCAGTATCCCTGGCTCTATTACCTCACCATCTCGGACAGCCACTCGATCGAGCCGTTCGCCGAGTTCGGCATCATCCTGCTGCTGTTCTCGATCGGGCTCGAGCTCTCGTTCCGAAGGCTGTGGGCAATGCGAAAGCTGGTGTTCGGGGTCGGCGCCGCCGAACTGTTCGGCGCGGGGCTGATCCTGGCCGCCGCGCTCTATCTGACCGGGCTGAGCACCGGCGGTGCAATCGGGCTCGGACTGGCGCTGGCGCTCTCCTCGACCGCGCTCGTGGTGCCGATCGCCGGTACGACCAGCGCAGTCGGACGCGCGGCGTTCGCGATGCTGCTGTTCGAGGATCTGGCGCTGGTGCCCATCATCTTCATGCTCGGCGCGCTGGCGCCCGCAGCGGCGAGCGACGGCGGATGGGTGCTGCTCAACACGCTGGGCCTGGGCGTGATGACGATCGCGATCCTGTTCGTCGCCGGGCGGCTGCTGCTGCCACGGATGTTCGCGCAGGCGGCGCGGACCAAGAGCCCCGAACTGTTCCTCGCCGCCAGCCTGCTCGTGGTGATCGCCGCGAGCCTCGCCACCACCGCAGCGGGGCTGTCGCCGATCGTCGGCGCGCTGATCGCCGGGCTGCTGATCGCCGAGACCGAATATCATGGCGAGGTCGAGTCGATCACTGCGCCGTTCAAGGGACTTGCACTCGGGGTATTCCTGATCACCGTCGGCATGCGCCTCGATCTCGGCTTCGTCCTCGCGCATTGGGCACCCTTGCTCGGCGCGACCGTCATGGTGATGCTAGTCAAGGTCGCAGTGACCACCGGGCTGCTCAAGCTCTCGGGCGCGCGCACCGGCACCGCCACCGAAACCGGGGTGCTGATGGCGAGCCCGTCCGAGACCACGCTGATCGTGCTGGGCGTCGCGGGCGCCGCCGGGTTGATCACCGGGGGCACCGCGACCTTCTGGACCACCGTGACCGCGATCGGCCTGACCGCGACGCCGCTACTCGCCAAGGCGGGCCAGTTCTTCTCCCGCCAGATCGAGCGGCAGGAAAAGAACGACACGCCCGCAATAACCGACGCGGCCGGGCCGGGGACGGTGGTGATCGGCTTCGGCCGGGTCGGGCGTACCGTCGCCGACATGCTGCGGCGGCATGATTTGCCCTATCTCGGCGTCGATGCCGACATCGACAACGTCACCGCGGCGCGGCGCGACGGCCATCCCGTGCTGTTCGGCGACGTCACCCGCGGGGAGCTGGTCGACCAGCTCAAGCTCGGCCACGCCAAGGCGCTGGTGCTGACGATGGACGATCCGGTGCTGACCGTGCGCCTTACCAAGCGCGTCCGCGGCTGGGTGCCCGATCTGCCGATCATCGCCCGTGCGCGCGATGCCGACCACGCCGCCGAGCTCTACAAGGCGGGCGCGACCGATGCGGTGCCCGAGACGCTCGAAAGCTCGCTCCAGCTTTCCGAGGCGGTGCTCGTCGATATCGGCATCGCGGTGGGGCCGGTGATCGCATCGATCCACGAGAAGCGCGACGAGATGCGCAAGGCGATCAAGGCGGCGTCGAACCTCGATCGCGAGCCGCGGCTGCGGCGGATCAGGCAAAGCGAGGTGCCCGGCCAGGCGTAG
- a CDS encoding glycine zipper 2TM domain-containing protein: MKTITGLAALAAALVVASPAAAQTGTRYAGSSSYQDEDARFDAAQRRFDNEYEQFQAALDRYRRYRASARPAYDDRGYQDDENYEPSRYYRQGNYQERVLTQDERVYRGDDGRYYCRRSDGTTGLIVGAAAGGLFGNVIAGRRSSTVGTLLGAIAGGALGSSVERNQQQVRCR, from the coding sequence ATGAAGACCATCACCGGCCTCGCGGCGCTCGCCGCGGCGCTCGTCGTCGCCAGCCCCGCCGCCGCGCAGACCGGCACGCGCTATGCCGGCAGCAGCTCGTATCAGGACGAGGATGCGCGCTTCGATGCCGCGCAGCGCCGCTTCGACAATGAGTATGAGCAATTCCAGGCCGCGCTCGACCGCTATCGCCGCTACCGCGCCTCCGCGCGCCCCGCCTATGACGACCGCGGCTATCAGGACGACGAGAATTACGAGCCGTCGCGCTATTATCGCCAGGGCAATTACCAGGAGCGTGTGCTCACCCAGGACGAGCGCGTCTATCGCGGCGACGACGGGCGCTATTATTGCCGTCGTAGCGACGGCACCACCGGGCTGATCGTCGGCGCGGCGGCAGGCGGGCTGTTCGGCAACGTCATCGCGGGCCGCCGCTCGAGCACCGTGGGCACCCTGCTCGGGGCGATCGCGGGTGGTGCACTGGGATCCTCGGTCGAGCGAAACCAGCAGCAGGTCCGCTGCCGCTAA
- a CDS encoding sensor histidine kinase yields MQVNANVILWNDFFKKGHVGGMQAGGAALARMDGGAMGIAVREFAWEKTALGPAGQWPPELHSAVALVIESRFPMALVWGHERVTIHNDSFRAILGGKPAALGRGFDTVWAEAWDAIGPLVGQAYAGIPSFFENFPLEVDRGNGPERAWFTFCFSPLRRADGTICGMIDTVIEVTDAVRAREAAEVMRDELAHRLKNTMAMVQSLASRTLRGVTEKDAVKAFEKRVVALGHAHDVLGRGGWQSASLAELADGLLAMHGERFDVKGPEVALGASASVRLALVLHELATNAAKYGALSAEAGRVALHWRVEPGGRGDELVVCWREYDGPAVSEPAHTGFGTRLIDMGLIGTGSVARRYPASGVEVDLRVPVADLAER; encoded by the coding sequence ATGCAGGTGAATGCTAACGTCATTCTGTGGAACGATTTTTTCAAGAAGGGCCATGTCGGGGGAATGCAGGCGGGGGGTGCCGCTCTAGCGAGAATGGACGGCGGCGCGATGGGCATCGCGGTGCGCGAGTTCGCGTGGGAGAAGACGGCGCTCGGTCCCGCCGGGCAATGGCCGCCCGAGCTTCACTCCGCGGTGGCGCTGGTGATCGAATCGCGTTTCCCGATGGCACTGGTCTGGGGCCACGAACGGGTGACGATCCACAACGACTCCTTTCGCGCGATCCTCGGCGGCAAGCCCGCGGCGCTCGGCCGAGGGTTCGACACGGTCTGGGCGGAGGCGTGGGATGCGATCGGCCCGCTGGTCGGGCAGGCCTATGCGGGGATCCCGAGCTTCTTCGAGAACTTCCCGCTTGAGGTCGATCGCGGCAACGGGCCGGAGCGGGCATGGTTCACTTTCTGCTTCTCGCCGCTCAGGCGCGCCGACGGCACCATATGCGGGATGATCGACACGGTGATCGAAGTTACCGACGCGGTACGCGCACGCGAAGCGGCGGAAGTGATGCGCGACGAGCTGGCGCACCGGCTCAAGAACACGATGGCGATGGTCCAGTCGCTCGCCAGCCGGACGCTGCGCGGGGTTACCGAGAAGGACGCGGTGAAGGCATTCGAGAAGCGTGTCGTCGCGCTGGGGCATGCGCATGACGTGCTGGGCCGCGGCGGATGGCAGAGCGCCTCGCTGGCTGAGCTCGCCGACGGGCTGCTCGCAATGCATGGCGAGCGGTTTGACGTGAAGGGCCCCGAAGTCGCACTCGGGGCCTCGGCCAGCGTCCGGCTCGCGCTGGTGCTCCACGAATTGGCGACCAACGCCGCCAAATATGGCGCGCTCTCGGCCGAGGCGGGGCGCGTCGCGCTGCACTGGCGTGTCGAGCCCGGCGGGCGGGGCGACGAGCTGGTGGTGTGCTGGCGCGAATATGACGGGCCGGCAGTATCCGAGCCGGCGCACACCGGGTTCGGGACCCGGCTGATCGACATGGGGCTGATCGGCACCGGCAGCGTCGCGCGGCGCTATCCGGCGAGCGGAGTCGAAGTTGATCTGCGGGTGCCGGTCGCCGATCTGGCGGAGCGCTGA
- a CDS encoding hemerythrin domain-containing protein — MSVDRLLAQHMRILANVESVERFSEGPPPAQNDNFADRRWCFTRDLLLHFAKMESTVYGPMMNDRRDHAQRAAARASVETATLMREFREHVARWTDAHPAAQWDTYGRAVTQLMQRIRARIDEEAAEIVPLLPVQPDGTRGGPTRESYAAEAWEIRGVLFKGTKLPR; from the coding sequence ATGTCCGTCGACCGTCTGCTTGCCCAACACATGCGTATCCTTGCCAACGTGGAGTCCGTCGAGCGCTTCTCGGAGGGGCCCCCGCCTGCGCAGAACGACAATTTCGCCGATCGCCGGTGGTGCTTCACGCGTGACCTGCTGCTCCACTTCGCCAAGATGGAATCGACCGTTTATGGTCCGATGATGAACGACCGCCGCGACCATGCGCAGCGGGCCGCGGCACGCGCGAGCGTCGAGACCGCGACGTTGATGCGCGAGTTTCGCGAGCATGTCGCCCGCTGGACCGATGCGCATCCCGCGGCGCAGTGGGACACCTATGGGCGTGCGGTAACGCAGCTGATGCAGCGGATCCGTGCGCGGATCGACGAGGAAGCGGCCGAGATCGTCCCACTCCTCCCCGTCCAGCCCGACGGCACCCGGGGCGGCCCCACCCGCGAGAGCTACGCCGCCGAGGCCTGGGAGATCCGCGGGGTATTGTTCAAGGGGACCAAGCTTCCGCGCTGA